The Streptomyces sp. Je 1-332 genome has a window encoding:
- a CDS encoding NAD(P)-binding domain-containing protein — MRIGLLGTGHVATALADGWRVAGHDVVLGSRSPGERRKAEGLAGFRVVGLEEAAGHGEVLVNATPGTESVGLLRGIGAAALAGKVLVDVGVGFTGDMELSHPNYSLSEEIQAAFPATPVVKTLVTMDSVVMTNPGSLEEPGMVFLSGDDDAAKRTTRQLLSDLGWPDASQLDLGGIGTARGQEHAALLFIGVGDALGTYGFGFKVVRPRRAA; from the coding sequence ATGCGAATCGGACTGCTTGGGACAGGACATGTTGCTACTGCGCTGGCTGATGGGTGGCGGGTTGCGGGGCATGACGTTGTGTTGGGGTCGCGAAGCCCTGGGGAGCGGAGGAAGGCGGAGGGGCTTGCGGGGTTCAGGGTTGTGGGGCTCGAGGAGGCTGCCGGGCATGGGGAGGTGCTCGTCAATGCCACGCCCGGGACCGAGTCGGTGGGGCTCCTGCGAGGGATTGGTGCGGCTGCTCTCGCCGGGAAGGTGCTGGTCGATGTGGGTGTCGGGTTCACCGGGGACATGGAGCTCTCCCACCCCAACTACAGCCTGAGCGAGGAGATCCAGGCCGCGTTTCCCGCGACGCCGGTCGTCAAGACGCTCGTCACCATGGACTCGGTGGTGATGACGAATCCGGGGAGCCTGGAGGAGCCGGGCATGGTCTTCCTCTCCGGTGACGACGACGCGGCCAAGCGGACGACGCGGCAGCTGCTCAGTGACCTGGGATGGCCTGATGCCTCCCAGCTGGACCTGGGAGGCATCGGGACCGCGCGGGGGCAGGAACACGCCGCGCTGCTGTTCATCGGGGTGGGGGACGCGCTCGGCACGTACGGCTTCGGCTTCAAGGTGGTGCGTCCGCGGCGGGCCGCCTGA